In Arthrobacter sp. PAMC25284, a single genomic region encodes these proteins:
- a CDS encoding DUF1918 domain-containing protein — MKAAPGDRIIIRGTTVESADRHGQILEVRGEDGTPPYYVRFDDGHETILFPGGDFVVEGSGTVT, encoded by the coding sequence ATGAAAGCAGCTCCAGGAGACCGCATCATCATCCGCGGCACCACAGTCGAGTCAGCGGACAGGCACGGACAGATCCTTGAAGTCCGGGGTGAGGACGGCACACCGCCGTACTACGTCCGGTTCGACGACGGCCACGAGACCATCCTGTTTCCCGGCGGCGACTTCGTCGTCGAAGGCAGCGGGACGGTGACCTGA
- a CDS encoding DUF5129 domain-containing protein, with the protein MGIMRKIMAVMALLVIGLLGGAGAALAFPPAEVLVEDRAGVLDGNTLLPAVRSIEFYEPTTVAVYTYNGAASDNLNEEVLRFARAEHPEWISQDGQKWADGLFIFALDPVGRHVGTYMGEDRKVSLQQREDIQDASKELLRDAQWTEGTIAGIRRGAELINQPWYRSTAFLVTAWTSAVVTVTGATVWLIVRWRTRVDSRRELARGDAGYANVTMDLQVTELNAGTIPASSRYGGTVLEKHRTFLSRYNTATGLSNRVHDLGGKELSRRSNLKLIRSYADATAELDALDDVIADTNALLNRGSTWAAAWDRQLAPFRDDLEELEPMLGKSHAEGDSATAAVLRSFRSQSGSDLELWTSELADGTISPETALDRLRDARTQLSELLKDHADTVIAGYARNKKESKLMRKNMEKAQAGTPDGYGRAYEPSILGTVYPSYYFFSVPTFSNGLSSGVSSVSSARGGGSTTGYGSSGGSFSGSGSSSNF; encoded by the coding sequence ATGGGAATCATGCGCAAGATCATGGCGGTTATGGCATTGCTGGTGATCGGACTGCTTGGCGGAGCCGGCGCGGCACTCGCCTTCCCGCCGGCGGAGGTCCTGGTGGAGGACCGCGCGGGGGTCCTGGACGGCAACACGCTCCTGCCCGCCGTTCGGTCGATCGAGTTCTACGAACCGACCACGGTTGCCGTCTACACGTATAACGGCGCGGCGTCAGACAACCTGAACGAGGAGGTCCTGCGCTTTGCCCGCGCGGAACACCCGGAGTGGATCAGCCAGGACGGACAAAAGTGGGCTGATGGCCTGTTCATCTTCGCCCTGGACCCGGTGGGACGGCATGTCGGGACCTACATGGGTGAGGACCGGAAAGTCTCACTGCAACAGCGCGAGGACATCCAGGATGCGTCCAAGGAGCTGTTGCGGGACGCCCAGTGGACAGAGGGCACGATTGCCGGAATCCGCCGCGGCGCGGAATTGATCAACCAGCCGTGGTACCGCTCGACGGCGTTCCTCGTCACTGCGTGGACGTCCGCCGTCGTGACCGTCACGGGTGCCACGGTGTGGCTGATTGTGCGCTGGCGGACGAGGGTGGACAGCCGGCGGGAGCTGGCCCGCGGCGACGCCGGCTACGCAAACGTCACCATGGACCTGCAGGTCACCGAGCTCAACGCGGGCACCATCCCGGCGTCCTCGCGCTACGGGGGGACGGTCCTGGAAAAACACCGCACCTTCCTCAGCCGGTACAACACCGCCACGGGGCTCTCCAACCGGGTGCATGACCTCGGCGGCAAGGAACTCAGCCGGCGGTCCAACCTGAAACTGATCCGCAGCTATGCCGACGCCACGGCGGAGCTGGACGCACTCGATGACGTCATTGCCGATACAAACGCCCTGCTCAACCGCGGGTCCACGTGGGCAGCAGCCTGGGACCGGCAACTGGCGCCATTCCGCGACGACTTGGAAGAGTTGGAGCCGATGCTCGGCAAATCCCATGCCGAGGGCGATTCGGCGACAGCGGCAGTGCTGCGATCCTTCCGCTCGCAAAGCGGGAGCGACCTCGAACTCTGGACGTCAGAGCTGGCAGACGGGACGATCAGTCCCGAGACGGCCCTTGATCGGCTGCGGGACGCCCGGACCCAGCTTTCCGAATTACTGAAGGATCATGCCGACACCGTTATTGCCGGTTACGCCCGCAACAAGAAGGAATCGAAGCTGATGCGAAAGAACATGGAGAAAGCACAGGCGGGAACCCCGGACGGCTACGGGCGCGCATACGAACCGAGCATCCTCGGGACGGTTTATCCGTCCTACTACTTCTTCTCCGTCCCGACGTTCAGCAACGGACTGTCCTCGGGCGTCAGCAGCGTCAGCAGCGCCCGCGGTGGCGGCTCCACGACCGGCTACGGCTCCAGCGGCGGAAGCTTCTCCGGATCCGGTAGTTCGTCGAACTTCTAG
- a CDS encoding DUF5671 domain-containing protein, with amino-acid sequence MADRQGALAIDCLPGPGREAVSGAVPASVVAATRRTGRSAQRTVRRLIVYALLFVLVVIAATGLGGLLGRLAVTGSELIADDVSGLALSLAFTLIGAPLALLLWWAVWRRLGEGAERSSVAWALYVAGIYVLSLLIAASSILGAMASLVGGEQVQWRLSLAAGVAWAAVWAWHVWIVRHGLKSPTRLAGVPAVLGSVLGLVIGVGGAVSALALLFDAALLGAGASVGRPWWLSGLQTLIWATGGSLLWWWHWKYAGVRRLRGGLADVALITAGVLGAGILALGGAGVALFVVLRLLFDPADAIEILLEPLGPAVAAAAVGSIVWVYHRGIARERPGSAGHGGRLVTSGVALVAAASGVGVIVNATLAITTAPLAGSGVRSLLLGGISSLAVGGPVWWLAWRPRDQTRAGEPWLNARRVYLLAVFGLSAVAVVITLLVIGFRLFEFALDDVFGGSLIDRIRAPLGLLAATGLAAGYHFAAWRRDREILAAAGQPRQRNIGHVILVTGSDSGPLQRAIGEATGAGVTVWARADAGDTAGNGAEAAGPGGMLETRLIAALAGVSGNRVLVIVAPDGSIETIPLLG; translated from the coding sequence GTGGCTGATCGCCAGGGCGCCCTGGCAATTGACTGTCTGCCCGGACCCGGACGTGAAGCAGTGAGCGGGGCCGTGCCGGCGTCTGTTGTCGCGGCCACCCGCCGCACCGGCCGTTCCGCCCAGCGCACTGTCCGGCGTCTGATCGTTTACGCCCTGCTATTTGTCCTGGTGGTCATCGCGGCCACCGGACTCGGCGGGCTGCTGGGCCGGCTTGCCGTGACCGGCAGTGAACTCATCGCGGATGACGTCTCCGGCCTGGCCTTGTCGCTGGCCTTCACCCTGATCGGGGCACCCCTTGCCCTGCTGCTGTGGTGGGCCGTCTGGCGGCGGCTGGGCGAAGGAGCGGAGAGGTCTTCCGTCGCCTGGGCACTCTACGTGGCCGGGATCTATGTGCTCTCCCTCCTCATCGCCGCGAGCAGCATTCTGGGGGCCATGGCATCCCTGGTCGGAGGGGAACAGGTGCAGTGGAGGCTGTCGCTGGCCGCCGGCGTGGCCTGGGCGGCGGTGTGGGCCTGGCATGTGTGGATAGTGCGGCACGGGCTCAAGAGCCCGACACGCCTGGCGGGTGTCCCCGCCGTCCTCGGGTCCGTCCTGGGGCTGGTGATCGGCGTCGGCGGTGCCGTGTCTGCGCTGGCCCTGCTGTTTGATGCGGCACTCCTGGGCGCTGGCGCATCTGTGGGCAGGCCGTGGTGGCTGTCCGGGCTGCAAACCCTCATCTGGGCGACCGGTGGTTCCCTGCTGTGGTGGTGGCACTGGAAGTACGCCGGCGTCCGGCGGCTCCGCGGCGGCCTCGCCGACGTTGCGCTGATTACAGCGGGAGTGCTCGGTGCCGGCATCCTCGCCCTCGGCGGCGCCGGCGTGGCCCTTTTTGTGGTGCTCCGGCTGCTGTTCGATCCCGCGGACGCGATCGAAATACTCCTGGAACCGCTGGGGCCTGCCGTCGCCGCTGCGGCTGTCGGCTCGATCGTCTGGGTCTACCACCGGGGCATTGCACGTGAGCGCCCGGGGAGCGCAGGCCACGGCGGAAGGCTGGTGACATCCGGCGTCGCGCTCGTCGCGGCGGCCTCCGGGGTCGGTGTGATCGTGAACGCAACGCTCGCCATAACAACCGCACCGCTCGCGGGGTCCGGGGTGCGGAGTCTGCTGCTGGGCGGAATCAGTTCGCTGGCCGTGGGCGGTCCGGTCTGGTGGCTTGCCTGGCGGCCCCGGGACCAGACCCGGGCGGGAGAACCCTGGCTGAACGCCCGACGAGTCTACCTGCTGGCGGTCTTTGGCCTGAGCGCCGTGGCCGTGGTTATCACGCTGCTCGTGATTGGTTTCCGGTTGTTCGAATTCGCCTTGGACGACGTCTTCGGCGGAAGCCTGATCGACCGCATCCGTGCTCCGCTGGGGCTGCTGGCGGCCACCGGACTGGCGGCGGGCTACCATTTCGCGGCCTGGCGAAGAGACCGGGAAATTCTGGCCGCGGCAGGGCAGCCGCGGCAACGGAACATCGGGCACGTCATCCTGGTTACCGGTTCCGATTCCGGACCGCTGCAACGGGCGATCGGTGAGGCTACCGGAGCGGGGGTCACCGTCTGGGCCCGCGCCGATGCCGGCGATACTGCAGGCAACGGGGCCGAGGCCGCCGGACCCGGCGGGATGCTCGAAACAAGGCTGATCGCGGCGTTGGCAGGCGTGAGTGGGAATCGGGTGCTGGTCATTGTGGCTCCCGACGGCAGCATCGAGACAATCCCGCTGCTGGGCTGA